The Methanomicrobia archaeon region ATCCTTCTTCTTTCGCTTCTCATCGTTTCACCTCCCACCGCAGCTCCGGCAAGTCCACGGGTGCGGTAGACTAACGTGATACGGTAGGAAGGATGCCACAGATAAGACTTTCGACTTTGTGCATGCTCAACTCATGGTCGCTAGGAACTCGTCCGAACCTTCCGCACAGGCTGCGGTATAAAGCTAGAAGAAAGCGGTAACACGCAGAGAAAGACCTGCGCGCTTCTTCACTTCTAAGCTCACACAACCACGAGCGTAGCGTTCACATCTTCACTCGCATCCGCAGCATCATTCGACACGAGCTTGATGCTCACCGCGTCGCCCTGTGCAACCGATACCGCGTGCGTAGTATCTTCACCGGTAGTGCTGTTATCGAGCGTGCAGGTGATCGTCTTGTCCGCACCGTTCACGCGGACCGTGTAGCTGTCGGTGCGGCCGCCCGCGCCGGAGGCGACGCGCTGCTGCAAGTAGAGGTTGCGGAGGACCCCAGCACGCGGCACGCGGACGCTGATCTCGTTCGTCTGCGTGCTGCCGTTCCCGGGCGCGAGGTATGGTACGAGGTGCCGTTGCTGGTGATCGCGCCGAGGCACCCGAACTGCAGCAGGAGCTCTGCCTGGTACGGGTTGAAATCGCCGAACCCGAATGCGGGCGTCGAGCGCAGGATATGGCCGTTATCATCGCCGATGACTGCAATGCCGTGCCCGAGATAGCATGAGGAATGGATAGGCGAAGAGGCAATGACGCCCAGATCAACCCACGAGATGCCGAAATCAGTACTGCGGAAGACCTTGCCCCAGCCGAAGTAAGTGAATGAAGCGCCGTAGGAGCTGAGAATCTCGCCGAGGTCGGTCCAGGTAGCGCGGGCTATGTTCTGCAAACCTCAACAACTGTACTGTTTCCACCGATTCTTCACGGCTTTGCTAGTAACGTGCAGTAAGTTCGTATAGCGGGGCGGGAAGCAATGATCACGGCTATCTGCAGGGTCTGAGCCCGCGTCGTTCGAAGTACCGCTGATGGTATTCTTCCGCACGCCAGAACGTCATTGCCGGCTGGATCGCCGTTACGATCTCATTTTTGTACTTACCTGATTGCTGTAGCCGCTCTCGGGAGGCGCGAGCCTTCTGTTCCTGTTCCGGCGTATGGTAGAAGATAACTGTGCGGTACTGCGTACCGACATCCGGCCCCTGGCGGTTACGCTGGGTCGGGTCGTGGATACGCCAGAAGACGTTCAGCAGCTCGTCGTATGAAACAACGGACGGGTCATAGACGACTTCCACCACCTCAGCGTGGCCCGTACGATCGGTGCAGACATCCTCGTACGTCGGATACTCTAAGGTGCCGCCCATATAGCCCACTGACGTCTCACGTACGCCATTCACGCAGCGGAAGGCCGCTTCAACGCCCCAGAAGCAGCCTGCACCGAACGTCGCTTTCTGCATCTTTCCGTTTCTGAGTTAGGTTTGACGCAGTTATTGATAAAAGGAGGTTGGCCGTTCGAGCAAGCACACAGGATATTGAGAAGGCAAGGGGATTAATAAATAGATGGATGGATGAGGCTTTATGATGCGTATTTGAAGGAGCTTATCAGTGATCGCAGACAGGGCATAAAAGCTCACTGGCTGGATCCCAGGCTGATACCTGAGGAATACGGGGTAACGTCGCGAGAATGTTTCAATCCTCAGGGAATCGTTTTCACTCCTCGTTATCTCTGCGCCTAAACCGCATCTCCACCCACGCCTTTATCTCATCCCGTATTCGCCGAAAGCCCCTGAGCCGCTCCTCGTCCGTCCCCTCGAACGTCGCGGGGTCTGCAAAGCCCTGGTGGATGCGCTCTTTGGCACCGGGAAAGAACGGACAGGTTTCCCGTGCCGCGTCGCAGATAGTAACGACGTAATCAAAATTCGTGCCGATGAATTCAGTCACGCTCTTTGCCTGGTGCTTTGAGATATCGATCCCTAGCTCGGCCATGACCGTAACGGCGTAGGGATGCACGTTAGAAGGTTCAGTCCCTGCGCTGTACGCCTCGTACCGGTCGCCGTAGAGCGCGTTGAGAAACCCTTCGGCAATCTGCGATCGTGCCGAGTTGTGCGTGCAAATAAAGAGCACGCGCTCCTTTTTTGTCTGCTGAGACATAACCCGCTTTCCGGTTATTTCTTCTGTCCGCTCAGCCATAAATGGCTGCTACTGAGCTTACTTATACTTAGATATGCGCCCGAAGTAATCTAAGAACCGAGTACTGAATGCACCGCCTGTGTATCGTCTGTAAGGGCTCACGGTTGCTGTGCGGTCGTCAATCGTGCCCCTTGCTCGCCGCATTGCGCAAACGCACGAGATACGCCGAGTTCGCCAATACCACAGAATACTTCGGGCCGTCAACTTCGATCTTCGTCGGCCGCATCGGCTATCCGAATGTCAGAGTCGGCCCGATGTCCGTGTTAGAACCACGGGAAGCGGA contains the following coding sequences:
- the msrA gene encoding peptide-methionine (S)-S-oxide reductase, with product MQKATFGAGCFWGVEAAFRCVNGVRETSVGYMGGTLEYPTYEDVCTDRTGHAEVVEVVYDPSVVSYDELLNVFWRIHDPTQRNRQGPDVGTQYRTVIFYHTPEQEQKARASRERLQQSGKYKNEIVTAIQPAMTFWRAEEYHQRYFERRGLRPCR
- a CDS encoding arsenate reductase ArsC, yielding MSQQTKKERVLFICTHNSARSQIAEGFLNALYGDRYEAYSAGTEPSNVHPYAVTVMAELGIDISKHQAKSVTEFIGTNFDYVVTICDAARETCPFFPGAKERIHQGFADPATFEGTDEERLRGFRRIRDEIKAWVEMRFRRRDNEE